A stretch of the Microcoleus sp. FACHB-672 genome encodes the following:
- a CDS encoding AAA family ATPase has protein sequence MDAIRLKNLRNLEDTGFVQIKPITFLLGSNSSGKSTFLRFFPLIRQSAAARTIGPILWYGNLVDFGSFSEALNNKSSVNEISFMYKFRIPKFTNKERHPVWSRLYRAVPVIEDLDVILDLKMTTDEKRQGVTICKECSFQLADHRITIEMNASGDVVKFNVNENNFLAKGLKLKTEQTGSFLPQVFKVIDKREDIDTLFFYSSFYARSKTPLLLEELVETVSDLVHHKTKGERVRLLVSSFGIGSSKAMLADMKNADNGGETWNKKTDNWNENEHTYKYIRDLVIANSLILLLSCFDDYIANFARKISYIGPIRATAERYYRSQELAVGEVDSQGKNLAMFIRNLTKEEKKNFAKWTQEYFGFSLLVRSSGEHISLKIREENLQTEINLADTGFGFSQVLPILTQLWWLSRKLNSSYRSPHLITFTIEQPELHLHPKLQALFADSLIAAIKASKHSGIDLRLIIETHSETLINRFGHRIANKDFDREDINVVLFDRKKASDSVGIRVVSYDEEGFLTNWPLGFFEPDMI, from the coding sequence ATGGATGCAATTAGACTTAAGAATCTACGGAACTTGGAGGATACTGGTTTTGTTCAAATAAAGCCGATCACGTTTCTTTTAGGAAGTAACAGCTCAGGTAAAAGCACTTTTTTGAGATTTTTCCCGTTAATAAGACAGAGTGCCGCTGCTAGAACTATAGGCCCAATACTTTGGTATGGAAACCTTGTAGATTTCGGGAGTTTTAGTGAAGCACTGAATAATAAGAGTTCTGTGAACGAAATTTCTTTTATGTATAAATTTAGAATACCTAAATTTACGAATAAGGAGAGACATCCTGTTTGGAGTCGCTTATATCGAGCAGTCCCTGTAATAGAAGATTTAGATGTAATCCTTGATCTAAAAATGACAACAGATGAAAAGCGTCAAGGTGTTACAATCTGTAAAGAATGTTCTTTCCAGCTTGCAGATCATCGAATCACGATTGAGATGAATGCATCTGGAGATGTTGTTAAATTTAATGTAAACGAAAATAATTTTTTAGCTAAAGGATTAAAACTCAAAACTGAGCAAACTGGGAGTTTTCTACCCCAGGTTTTTAAAGTAATAGATAAGCGTGAGGATATAGATACTCTTTTTTTTTACTCCTCTTTTTACGCTAGAAGTAAAACGCCACTTCTTTTAGAAGAATTGGTTGAAACAGTTAGTGATCTAGTACATCATAAGACGAAAGGGGAAAGAGTAAGATTATTAGTATCGAGTTTCGGAATTGGCTCTTCAAAAGCTATGCTAGCCGATATGAAAAACGCGGACAACGGTGGCGAAACATGGAATAAAAAAACTGATAACTGGAACGAAAATGAGCATACATATAAATATATTAGAGATTTAGTAATTGCAAATTCATTAATTTTATTATTATCATGTTTTGATGATTATATAGCTAATTTTGCGCGTAAAATTAGCTATATAGGCCCTATACGCGCTACAGCAGAGCGTTATTATCGTTCCCAAGAGCTGGCTGTTGGTGAGGTTGATTCCCAAGGAAAAAATCTTGCCATGTTCATTAGAAACTTAACAAAGGAGGAGAAGAAGAATTTTGCAAAATGGACACAAGAATATTTCGGATTTTCACTACTTGTTCGTTCTTCAGGAGAACACATTTCTTTGAAAATCAGAGAAGAAAATTTACAAACTGAGATAAATTTAGCTGATACTGGCTTTGGATTCTCGCAAGTGCTTCCTATTTTGACGCAGTTATGGTGGCTAAGTAGGAAGTTAAATAGCTCTTATCGTTCTCCACATCTAATAACCTTTACAATAGAACAACCAGAATTACATCTGCATCCAAAATTGCAAGCACTTTTTGCAGACTCTCTTATTGCAGCTATCAAGGCTTCAAAACATTCAGGAATTGATTTGCGTTTGATAATTGAAACTCATAGTGAGACACTCATAAATAGATTTGGACATCGTATTGCCAATAAGGACTTTGATAGAGAGGATATCAATGTAGTGTTATTTGACAGGAAGAAAGCAAGCGATTCTGTGGGCATAAGGGTAGTTTCCTATGATGAAGAGGGCTTCTTAACTAATTGGCCTTTGGGTTTCTTTGAGCCAGATATGATTTAG
- a CDS encoding DNA-3-methyladenine glycosylase family protein, whose amino-acid sequence MNYSVAIDFLKDSDPILGQLIDQIGACQLNQDELEGDLFFCLCRSILHQQLSTKVAKVIHERFLQLYPDTQFPLAQDVLDTPDEVLRSVGISRPKISYLKDLARHVIEGLPTLEELEVLDDEAIIKTLTRVKGVGRWTVQMLLIFRLKRWDVLPVDDLGVRAGIRKLYNLEALPDRKTTERFGQKWKPYCSIASWYLWRSLEIKPV is encoded by the coding sequence ATGAATTACTCAGTTGCCATTGACTTTCTTAAGGATTCCGACCCTATCCTGGGACAACTCATTGACCAAATTGGTGCGTGTCAACTGAATCAGGACGAGTTAGAGGGAGACTTGTTCTTTTGCCTATGCCGGTCAATTCTCCACCAACAACTTTCCACCAAGGTGGCTAAAGTCATCCACGAAAGGTTTCTCCAGCTTTACCCGGACACTCAGTTCCCTTTGGCACAAGATGTCCTCGACACGCCGGATGAAGTCCTCCGCAGTGTGGGAATTTCGCGCCCCAAAATCTCTTACCTCAAAGACTTGGCACGTCATGTGATCGAGGGATTACCTACGCTTGAGGAGTTGGAAGTCTTGGACGATGAGGCGATTATCAAGACTCTGACGCGGGTGAAAGGTGTCGGACGCTGGACTGTGCAGATGCTGTTGATTTTCCGTCTCAAGCGGTGGGATGTCTTGCCGGTGGATGACTTGGGTGTACGTGCCGGCATTCGGAAACTCTACAATCTTGAGGCACTTCCTGACCGCAAGACTACAGAACGTTTTGGACAAAAATGGAAGCCTTATTGCAGTATTGCCTCGTGGTACTTGTGGCGGAGTTTAGAAATAAAGCCGGTTTGA
- a CDS encoding type II toxin-antitoxin system RelE family toxin: MEVEFRKSFEKDLSKLRDEALLTRIQAIILEIEAAESLEEVSNVKKLKAEGDYYRIRVGDYRIGILINEDLVVFVRVLHWKEVYRYFP; this comes from the coding sequence GTGGAGGTTGAATTTAGAAAAAGTTTTGAAAAAGATTTAAGCAAGCTTCGAGATGAGGCTCTCCTCACAAGAATTCAAGCGATAATCTTGGAAATTGAAGCTGCCGAAAGTTTAGAAGAGGTGAGCAATGTTAAAAAGCTTAAAGCAGAAGGAGATTACTACCGCATTCGAGTTGGAGACTACAGAATCGGCATTCTTATTAACGAGGATCTTGTCGTCTTTGTGAGAGTTTTGCATTGGAAAGAAGTCTATCGATACTTTCCTTAA
- a CDS encoding Uma2 family endonuclease — MSDLQTQLKTDTWLPTPWDEYVQIIEDPIYEQAKSYYYKGHMRIEMSPVSFDHGQDHVVIILAVNLFAAIKDIPLRGLDTTTFRKAGVRECQPDVSYYIGNRAQSIPSGTGIVNLDQYPAPNLVIEVAKTSLLDDVGTKRVLYEELGVAEYWVVDVQNTQILAYRVADQGSNRIQVSQVLPALSIAILEEALRRSRETDQSQVVAWLLTQFQQTEG, encoded by the coding sequence ATGAGTGATTTACAAACCCAGCTAAAAACAGATACTTGGCTTCCTACGCCTTGGGACGAGTATGTTCAGATCATTGAAGATCCAATTTATGAACAGGCAAAGAGTTACTACTACAAGGGACACATGAGGATTGAGATGTCACCTGTTAGTTTTGATCATGGGCAAGACCATGTGGTGATTATCTTGGCAGTTAATTTGTTTGCTGCAATTAAAGACATTCCTTTAAGAGGGTTAGACACAACAACGTTTCGTAAAGCGGGTGTGCGGGAATGTCAACCGGATGTGTCTTATTACATTGGCAATCGCGCTCAATCGATCCCATCAGGTACGGGAATTGTGAATCTTGATCAGTATCCAGCCCCGAATTTAGTGATTGAGGTTGCCAAGACTTCGCTGCTGGATGATGTGGGGACAAAACGGGTACTTTATGAAGAGTTAGGCGTCGCTGAATATTGGGTAGTGGATGTGCAAAATACTCAAATTCTTGCCTATAGGGTGGCTGATCAGGGAAGTAACCGGATTCAGGTATCTCAGGTATTACCGGCACTTTCTATTGCAATTTTAGAAGAAGCGCTTCGTCGTAGTCGAGAAACTGATCAATCGCAGGTAGTAGCTTGGTTGTTGACACAGTTTCAACAAACAGAAGGCTAA
- the hisC gene encoding histidinol-phosphate transaminase: MPSYFRPSVEMMTGYTPGEQPKPGTNIIKLNTNENPYPPSPAAISVLRNLDIEWLRRYPDPYANEFRKAISEVLEVPVEWIIVSNGSDELLNVVVRACAELGRNVVYPMPTYVLYRTLTDMQPADRVEISYSEDYRLPIEELVAENGAVTFIASPNSPSGHTVNIDEIRQLAARLSGVLVVDEAYVDFAEETALPLVKEFENVIIIRTLSKGYSLAGLRLGFGIANPKLLSGLFKVKDSYNIDAIACLVGAAAMRDQAHKNECAEKVKVSRAKLAVDLKQLGCRLWDSQANFFLTQPPKGNAEQIYLALKERGILVRYFKQAGLEDKLRITVGTDEQNQILIEALIHLV, from the coding sequence ATGCCTAGCTACTTTCGCCCAAGTGTTGAGATGATGACCGGCTATACTCCCGGCGAACAACCTAAACCGGGTACAAATATAATCAAGCTCAACACTAACGAAAACCCTTATCCTCCTTCACCGGCAGCGATCTCAGTTCTGCGGAATTTAGATATTGAATGGTTGCGGCGTTACCCAGATCCTTATGCCAACGAATTTCGCAAGGCGATTTCTGAGGTATTGGAGGTGCCGGTTGAGTGGATTATTGTCAGCAATGGCAGCGATGAATTGCTCAATGTTGTTGTGCGTGCTTGCGCGGAATTGGGGCGCAACGTTGTTTATCCAATGCCGACGTATGTACTGTATCGCACGCTAACCGATATGCAGCCGGCGGATCGGGTGGAAATTTCCTATAGCGAGGATTATCGCTTACCCATTGAGGAATTGGTGGCAGAAAATGGTGCGGTAACGTTTATTGCATCGCCCAATAGTCCATCGGGACATACTGTTAACATTGACGAGATTCGGCAATTGGCAGCGAGGTTGTCGGGTGTTTTAGTCGTTGATGAAGCTTACGTGGACTTTGCGGAAGAAACGGCGTTGCCCTTAGTCAAAGAATTTGAAAATGTTATTATAATTCGCACCTTATCTAAAGGTTATTCTTTAGCAGGATTGCGGCTGGGGTTTGGGATTGCTAATCCGAAGCTTTTGAGCGGATTATTTAAGGTTAAAGATAGTTACAATATTGACGCAATTGCTTGTTTAGTTGGGGCGGCGGCGATGCGCGATCAAGCGCATAAAAATGAGTGTGCGGAAAAGGTGAAGGTATCGCGGGCGAAATTAGCAGTGGATCTGAAGCAATTAGGCTGCCGGCTGTGGGATTCCCAAGCCAATTTCTTTTTGACACAACCTCCTAAAGGCAATGCCGAGCAAATTTATTTGGCACTGAAGGAACGGGGAATTTTGGTGCGCTATTTCAAACAGGCCGGTTTAGAGGATAAGCTTCGCATTACGGTGGGGACTGATGAGCAAAATCAGATACTAATTGAGGCGTTGATTCATCTAGTCTAA
- a CDS encoding serine/threonine-protein kinase: MNKPRLAPCPIPQITVVPQSLYTHCINPDCTGPYPQAWGNKFCLSCGAPLEFKGRYIPLQQLGTGGFAVIYTVWDLKSQRERVLKVLVVTSPKGLELFEQEAAVLARLRHPGVPRVESDSYFEVRLAHPKPRHLPCLVMEKINGPTLEEILDQYPQGYPEALVLDWLSQAIDILQVLHRRQIVHRDIKPSNLMLRQETYQLVAIDFGGAKQIRAGSAPQVSSTRLVSPGYSPPEQIAGGVVGPAADFYALGRTFIHLLTGRYPGDIEDPVTGECRWRQYAKVSPALADLLDEMVRPVVTQRPANAAEIHSRLARISRRRRRAARALFSFDRLRAIVEGIFGLVGNPVAAVAIFLYRLVMGGVKSCVAVVRWFFRACSDTFLGMVLGGIGGSIGAGIGFWLAYWSPVGDQIAQMLSEQLSWLSPDSQLAIEPIILLFAWAGLGTALGLTEAGSFGQLRRFWPAAVMGIFGYLLGWWGLHTIVSTPAKVVDGLMGFSAIAIACVTLGLGLPRHHLLHASFAAMGTAAIIANLIYLSPYSFNFIFLSSKLSTGIGWPEFWLSIGFFGLLGSAGALCLGAIYYILIPFLRFLGFR; encoded by the coding sequence GTGAATAAACCCAGACTTGCCCCATGCCCCATTCCCCAAATTACGGTTGTGCCTCAGTCTTTATATACCCACTGCATTAATCCAGACTGCACCGGCCCTTACCCTCAGGCTTGGGGCAACAAGTTTTGTCTGAGTTGCGGGGCACCCTTAGAATTTAAAGGGCGCTATATTCCCTTACAGCAGCTTGGCACCGGCGGCTTTGCCGTTATTTACACGGTCTGGGATCTCAAGTCCCAGAGAGAACGAGTTCTGAAAGTGTTGGTCGTAACTTCTCCCAAGGGACTCGAACTTTTTGAGCAAGAAGCCGCCGTTTTAGCACGCCTGCGCCATCCTGGAGTCCCCAGAGTCGAGTCAGATAGCTATTTTGAGGTGCGTCTAGCCCACCCGAAACCCCGGCATCTGCCCTGTCTGGTGATGGAAAAAATTAATGGGCCAACTTTAGAGGAGATTCTGGATCAGTATCCGCAGGGGTATCCAGAAGCCCTGGTTTTAGACTGGCTTTCTCAGGCAATCGATATTTTGCAGGTATTACACCGGCGTCAAATTGTTCATCGCGACATCAAACCCAGCAACTTAATGTTGCGCCAGGAAACTTACCAACTTGTCGCGATTGATTTTGGTGGGGCAAAGCAAATTCGTGCCGGCAGCGCCCCTCAGGTGAGTTCTACGCGCTTAGTGTCTCCGGGTTACAGTCCGCCCGAACAGATTGCCGGCGGAGTGGTGGGACCGGCAGCCGATTTTTACGCCCTGGGGCGAACCTTTATTCACTTACTCACAGGTCGGTATCCTGGAGATATAGAAGATCCCGTAACCGGCGAGTGCCGGTGGCGTCAGTATGCCAAAGTTAGCCCCGCTTTAGCCGATCTGCTGGATGAGATGGTGCGCCCAGTGGTAACTCAACGACCGGCAAACGCGGCAGAAATTCACTCACGCTTGGCCCGCATTTCCCGACGCAGAAGAAGGGCAGCAAGGGCACTGTTCAGTTTTGATCGCCTCAGAGCGATAGTAGAAGGCATTTTTGGCCTTGTGGGCAACCCAGTGGCAGCGGTCGCTATTTTCCTCTACCGGCTCGTTATGGGTGGAGTGAAAAGCTGCGTAGCGGTTGTCAGATGGTTCTTCCGCGCTTGTTCAGACACCTTTTTAGGAATGGTACTGGGCGGCATAGGGGGGAGTATCGGTGCGGGGATCGGGTTTTGGTTGGCTTATTGGTCCCCGGTGGGTGATCAAATAGCTCAGATGCTTTCGGAACAGCTGAGCTGGTTGAGTCCGGACTCGCAGTTAGCGATTGAGCCGATAATTTTACTATTTGCCTGGGCGGGGTTGGGTACTGCGCTGGGATTGACAGAAGCCGGCAGTTTTGGGCAATTGCGGCGGTTTTGGCCGGCTGCCGTGATGGGAATATTTGGCTATCTTTTGGGGTGGTGGGGTTTACATACGATTGTTTCAACGCCGGCAAAAGTGGTAGATGGGTTAATGGGATTTAGTGCCATTGCCATTGCTTGCGTCACCCTTGGTTTAGGTTTACCCAGACATCACCTGCTGCACGCCTCCTTTGCCGCAATGGGAACAGCCGCCATTATTGCAAATCTTATTTACCTGTCTCCTTATTCTTTCAACTTCATTTTTCTTTCTAGCAAGCTCTCCACCGGCATCGGTTGGCCAGAATTTTGGCTGAGTATCGGCTTTTTTGGGCTTTTAGGCAGTGCCGGTGCGCTTTGTTTGGGCGCTATTTACTACATCCTCATTCCCTTCTTGCGTTTCTTAGGTTTCCGGTGA
- a CDS encoding form I ribulose bisphosphate carboxylase large subunit → MTYASSQTQTKTGYKAGVKDYRLTYYTPDYTPKDTDILAAFRVTPQPGVPPEEAGAAVAAESSTGTWTTVWTDLLTDLDRYKGRCYDITPVPGEDNQFICYVAYPLDLFEEGSVTNMLTSIVGNVFGFKALRALRLEDLRIPVAYLKTFQGPPHGIQVERDKINKYGRPLLGCTIKPKLGLSAKNYGRAVYECLRGGLDFTKDDENINSAPFQRWRDRFLFVAEAIHKAQAETGEIKGHYLNVTAPTCEQMLERAEFAKELKMPIIMHDYLTAGFTANTTLAHWCRANGILLHIHRAMHAVIDRQKNHGIHFRVLAKCLRMSGGDHIHTGTVVGKLEGERGITMGFVDLLRENYVEQDLSRGIYFTQDWASMPGVMAVASGGIHVWHMPALVEIFGDDSVLQFGGGTLGHPWGNAPGATANRVALEACVQARNEGRSLAREGNDVIREACKWSPELAAACELWKEIKFEFEAMDTV, encoded by the coding sequence ATGACTTACGCTTCAAGCCAAACACAAACAAAAACAGGCTACAAAGCCGGTGTAAAAGACTACAGACTGACTTATTACACCCCCGATTACACACCGAAAGACACTGATATCCTCGCGGCTTTCCGCGTTACCCCTCAGCCTGGAGTTCCCCCTGAAGAAGCGGGTGCTGCTGTGGCTGCAGAGTCTTCCACCGGAACTTGGACAACCGTGTGGACAGACTTGCTGACGGACCTGGATCGCTATAAAGGTCGTTGCTACGACATCACCCCAGTCCCCGGTGAAGATAACCAGTTTATTTGCTACGTTGCTTATCCACTGGATCTGTTTGAAGAAGGTTCTGTCACCAATATGTTGACCTCCATCGTGGGGAACGTATTTGGTTTCAAAGCCTTGCGGGCGCTGCGTCTGGAAGACCTGCGGATTCCCGTTGCCTACCTGAAGACTTTCCAAGGGCCTCCCCACGGTATCCAAGTAGAGCGCGACAAAATCAACAAGTACGGTCGTCCCCTACTCGGTTGCACCATTAAACCCAAATTGGGTTTGTCGGCTAAAAACTACGGTCGGGCGGTCTATGAGTGCCTACGCGGCGGTCTGGACTTCACAAAAGACGACGAAAACATCAACTCCGCCCCATTCCAGCGCTGGCGTGATCGCTTCCTGTTCGTAGCAGAAGCCATCCACAAAGCCCAGGCTGAAACAGGTGAAATCAAGGGTCACTACCTGAACGTCACCGCCCCTACCTGTGAACAAATGTTGGAGCGCGCCGAGTTCGCCAAAGAACTCAAAATGCCCATCATCATGCACGACTACCTGACTGCAGGGTTCACAGCTAACACCACCTTAGCTCACTGGTGCCGCGCCAACGGTATCTTGCTACACATTCACCGTGCTATGCACGCTGTGATTGACCGGCAAAAGAACCACGGGATTCACTTCCGTGTCTTGGCCAAGTGTCTGCGGATGTCTGGTGGTGACCACATCCACACCGGCACCGTCGTCGGCAAGTTGGAAGGCGAACGCGGAATCACGATGGGCTTCGTTGATTTGCTTCGTGAAAACTATGTCGAGCAAGACTTGTCTCGCGGTATTTACTTCACCCAAGACTGGGCATCTATGCCTGGTGTGATGGCAGTTGCTTCCGGTGGTATTCACGTATGGCACATGCCAGCACTCGTGGAAATCTTCGGCGATGACTCCGTCCTGCAATTCGGCGGCGGCACCTTGGGCCACCCCTGGGGTAATGCTCCAGGCGCAACAGCCAACCGCGTTGCCCTCGAAGCTTGCGTCCAGGCACGTAACGAAGGCCGGTCACTTGCCCGCGAAGGCAACGACGTGATCCGCGAAGCCTGTAAGTGGTCTCCTGAATTGGCCGCAGCTTGCGAACTCTGGAAAGAAATCAAGTTCGAGTTCGAGGCAATGGATACGGTCTGA